A DNA window from Mastomys coucha isolate ucsf_1 unplaced genomic scaffold, UCSF_Mcou_1 pScaffold21, whole genome shotgun sequence contains the following coding sequences:
- the Mmp21 gene encoding matrix metalloproteinase-21 isoform X1 — protein MLAASVLRLTLLFCWLVAPQPAQPERLFHSRDRSDLEPSPLSRAKPIADLHAAQSFLLKYGWSEVPSPKESEGVPVGFTLAQAVRRFQKANRLPASGELDSPTLAAMNRPRCGVPDTQLPPRAALPTPPALPTPLGLRPRARHKRFLQMLLPKPNGQHKDPSDSGASRAFSKKILTWRLVGDAYSSQLSGDEQRYIFRLAFRMWSEVTPLDFREDLTAPGTMVDIKLGFGRGRHLGCPRVFDGSGQEFAHAWHLGEIHFDDDEHFTPLSSDTGISLLKVAVHEIGHVLGLPHTYRVGSIMQPNYIPQEPAFELDWSDRKAIQRLYGSCKGSFDTVFDWIRKERNQYGEVRVRFNTYFFRNSWYWLYENRNNRTRYGDPLQILTGWRGIPMQRIDAFVHVWSWGKDERYFFKGNQYWRYDSENDQAHTEDEQGRRYPKLISEGFPGIPSPLDTAFYDRRQQLIYFFKESLVFAFDVNRNQVLSSYPKKMSQVFPAIMPQNHPFRNLDSVYYSYAHNSIFFFKGNSYWKVVSDKDKQQNTRLPLNGLFPKKSISEKWFDVCDVHTSTLNM, from the exons ATGCTTGCTGCCTCTGTCTTGCGTCTGACACTGCTGTTCTGCTGGCTAGTCGCAccccagccagcccagcctgaAAGGCTCTTCCACAGCCGGGACCGTTCGGACCTGGAGCCATCTCCCCTGAGCCGGGCCAAGCCCATTGCTGACCTCCACGCTGCTCAG AGCTTCCTATTGAAATATGGCTGGTCAGAAGTGCCGAGCCCAAAGGAGTCAGAAGGGGTCCCTGTGGGCTTCACCTTGGCTCAAGCTGTACGTAGATTCCAGAAGGCAAACAGACTGCCAGCCAGCGGGGAACTAGACTCACCTACACTGGCAGCTATGAACAGGCCACGCTGTGGGGTTCCTGACACACAGCTGCCCCCTCGGGCTGCCCTACCAACCCCACCAGCCCTGCCAACCCCTCTAGGTCTCCGGCCCAGGGCCCGACACAAGCGCTTTCTTCAAATGCTGCTGCCCAAGCCAAATGGGCAACACAAGGACCCCTCAGACTCTGGGGCCAGCAGGGCCTTCTCCAAGAAGATACTGACCTGGAGGCTAGTGGGAGATGCCTACAGTAGCCAACTTTCTGGGGATGAGCAGAGATACATCTTCAGACTGGCCTTCAGGATGTGGAGTGAGGTGACACCACTGGACTTCCGGGAGGACCTCACTGCCCCTGGCACCATGGTGGACATAAAGCTGGGTTTTGGGAGAG GCCGGCACCTGGGCTGTCCGCGGGTGTTTGACGGGAGTGGACAGGAGTTTGCACATGCCTGGCACCTGGGTGAGATCCACTTTGATGACGATGAGCACTTCACGCCTCTCTCCAGTGACACAGGCATCAGCCTTCTCAAA GTAGCTGTTCATGAAATTGGCCACGTCCTTGGACTGCCTCACACCTACAGGGTGGGATCCATAATGCAACCAAACTACATTCCCCAGGAGCCCGCCTTTGAGTTGGACTGGTCAGACAGAAAAGCAATTCAAAGACTCTATG GTTCATGTAAGGGATCATTTGATACAGTGTTTGACTGGATTCGCAAGGAGAGGAACCAATACGGTGAAGTGAGGGTGAGGTTCAACACTTACTTCTTCCGCAACAGCTGGTACTGGCtctatgaaaacagaaataacaggaCTCGCTACGGGGACCCCCTCCAAATCCTCACTGGCTGGCGTGGAATTCCTATGCAAAGAATCGATGCCTTCGTCCATGTCTGGTCATGGGGAAAAGACGAGcgctatttttttaaag GAAACCAATACTGGAGATATGACAGTGAGAATgaccaggcacacacagaagaTGAACAAGGAAGGAGATACCCTAAACTGATTTCAGAAGGATTCCCTGGCATCCCTAGTCCCCTGGACACTGCCTTTTATGATCGGAGGCAGCAGTTAATTTACTTCTTCAAGGAGTCTCTA GTATTTGCATTTGATGTCAACCGAAACCAAGTACTTAGTTCTTATCCAAAGAAGATGAGCCAAGTGTTTCCAGCAATAATGCCTCAAAACCATCCATTTAGAAACCTAGATTCAGTGTACTACTCCTATGCACACAACTCCATCTTCTTTTTCAAAGGCAACTCGTACTGGAAAGTAGTTAGCGACAAGGACAAACAGCAGAACACTCGGCTTCCTCTGAATGGCTTATTtccaaaaaaatctatttcagaGAAGTGGTTTGATGTTTGCGATGTTCATACCTCTACACTGAACATGTAA
- the Mmp21 gene encoding matrix metalloproteinase-21 isoform X2, whose protein sequence is MLAASVLRLTLLFCWLVAPQPAQPERLFHSRDRSDLEPSPLSRAKPIADLHAAQSFLLKYGWSEVPSPKESEGVPVGFTLAQAVRRFQKANRLPASGELDSPTLAAMNRPRCGVPDTQLPPRAALPTPPALPTPLGLRPRARHKRFLQMLLPKPNGQHKDPSDSGASRAFSKKILTWRLVGDAYSSQLSGDEQRYIFRLAFRMWSEVTPLDFREDLTAPGTMVDIKLGFGRGRHLGCPRVFDGSGQEFAHAWHLGEIHFDDDEHFTPLSSDTGISLLKVAVHEIGHVLGLPHTYRVGSIMQPNYIPQEPAFELDWSDRKAIQRLYGSCKGSFDTVFDWIRKERNQYGEVRVRFNTYFFRNSWYWLYENRNNRTRYGDPLQILTGWRGIPMQRIDAFVHVWSWGKDERYFFKGICI, encoded by the exons ATGCTTGCTGCCTCTGTCTTGCGTCTGACACTGCTGTTCTGCTGGCTAGTCGCAccccagccagcccagcctgaAAGGCTCTTCCACAGCCGGGACCGTTCGGACCTGGAGCCATCTCCCCTGAGCCGGGCCAAGCCCATTGCTGACCTCCACGCTGCTCAG AGCTTCCTATTGAAATATGGCTGGTCAGAAGTGCCGAGCCCAAAGGAGTCAGAAGGGGTCCCTGTGGGCTTCACCTTGGCTCAAGCTGTACGTAGATTCCAGAAGGCAAACAGACTGCCAGCCAGCGGGGAACTAGACTCACCTACACTGGCAGCTATGAACAGGCCACGCTGTGGGGTTCCTGACACACAGCTGCCCCCTCGGGCTGCCCTACCAACCCCACCAGCCCTGCCAACCCCTCTAGGTCTCCGGCCCAGGGCCCGACACAAGCGCTTTCTTCAAATGCTGCTGCCCAAGCCAAATGGGCAACACAAGGACCCCTCAGACTCTGGGGCCAGCAGGGCCTTCTCCAAGAAGATACTGACCTGGAGGCTAGTGGGAGATGCCTACAGTAGCCAACTTTCTGGGGATGAGCAGAGATACATCTTCAGACTGGCCTTCAGGATGTGGAGTGAGGTGACACCACTGGACTTCCGGGAGGACCTCACTGCCCCTGGCACCATGGTGGACATAAAGCTGGGTTTTGGGAGAG GCCGGCACCTGGGCTGTCCGCGGGTGTTTGACGGGAGTGGACAGGAGTTTGCACATGCCTGGCACCTGGGTGAGATCCACTTTGATGACGATGAGCACTTCACGCCTCTCTCCAGTGACACAGGCATCAGCCTTCTCAAA GTAGCTGTTCATGAAATTGGCCACGTCCTTGGACTGCCTCACACCTACAGGGTGGGATCCATAATGCAACCAAACTACATTCCCCAGGAGCCCGCCTTTGAGTTGGACTGGTCAGACAGAAAAGCAATTCAAAGACTCTATG GTTCATGTAAGGGATCATTTGATACAGTGTTTGACTGGATTCGCAAGGAGAGGAACCAATACGGTGAAGTGAGGGTGAGGTTCAACACTTACTTCTTCCGCAACAGCTGGTACTGGCtctatgaaaacagaaataacaggaCTCGCTACGGGGACCCCCTCCAAATCCTCACTGGCTGGCGTGGAATTCCTATGCAAAGAATCGATGCCTTCGTCCATGTCTGGTCATGGGGAAAAGACGAGcgctatttttttaaag GTATTTGCATTTGA